In Nitrospirota bacterium, one genomic interval encodes:
- a CDS encoding OmpH family outer membrane protein, whose product MERRGVTSLVGAVVLWLAMVLPGLSAETFKVAVMDQQMVIEQSKAGKRAVEELKSYSMARQKIVNADEQELKELQEAIQNGKLTDSAKQEKQTQLQAKAEAYQRRVADFRREVQQKQREMVIEYSKKIQLAAQAVGEKTGYDAIIDKGIESAVKIVIYHQPELDLTGQVVKEFDRQNK is encoded by the coding sequence ATGGAACGAAGGGGAGTGACTAGTCTGGTCGGTGCAGTGGTATTGTGGCTGGCGATGGTGTTGCCGGGATTGTCGGCTGAGACCTTTAAGGTTGCAGTCATGGACCAACAGATGGTCATTGAACAATCAAAGGCGGGCAAGCGGGCTGTGGAAGAGCTCAAGAGCTACTCTATGGCCAGGCAAAAGATCGTCAATGCCGACGAACAAGAACTGAAAGAGCTGCAAGAGGCGATTCAAAATGGAAAGCTGACTGACAGCGCGAAGCAAGAAAAGCAGACTCAGCTCCAGGCCAAGGCGGAAGCCTATCAACGCCGGGTCGCTGACTTCCGTCGCGAGGTTCAACAAAAGCAGCGTGAAATGGTGATCGAATATTCGAAGAAAATACAATTGGCTGCACAAGCCGTCGGAGAGAAGACCGGGTACGATGCGATCATCGACAAGGGAATCGAGTCAGCGGTGAAAATCGTGATCTACCATCAGCCTGAGCTGGATTTAACCGGCCAGGTGGTGAAAGAGTTTGATCGGCAAAATAAGTAG
- a CDS encoding OmpH family outer membrane protein, protein MSQVAVAMRKLCGAGGLLMALLIVSGCASGGHKFEGNVGVVDSARVLNETSSGKRAKDSLSAFSKNRQAVIEMDEKELRRMEEDFGRQANVLSAIAKKEREDQFRRRVAEYQQKAAEMNREVQEKQKDVLEGFREKMELVVGKVSKRLGLQIVMEKGKGGPTLYSEAGIDITGQIIDEVNREYP, encoded by the coding sequence GTGAGCCAGGTTGCTGTCGCCATGCGGAAATTGTGCGGTGCAGGTGGTCTGTTGATGGCGCTCCTCATCGTCTCCGGTTGTGCCTCAGGCGGCCACAAATTTGAGGGGAACGTCGGAGTCGTCGATTCAGCCCGTGTCTTGAACGAAACGAGCTCAGGCAAAAGGGCCAAGGATTCCTTAAGCGCGTTCTCCAAGAATCGCCAGGCGGTCATCGAGATGGACGAGAAGGAACTCCGCCGCATGGAGGAAGATTTCGGGAGGCAGGCCAATGTGTTGAGCGCGATTGCAAAAAAGGAGCGCGAAGATCAGTTTCGACGCCGGGTGGCTGAATATCAGCAGAAAGCGGCCGAAATGAACCGGGAGGTTCAAGAAAAGCAAAAAGACGTGCTCGAAGGGTTCCGTGAGAAGATGGAACTCGTTGTGGGAAAAGTGTCGAAGCGCCTCGGATTGCAGATCGTCATGGAGAAAGGGAAAGGCGGCCCTACCTTATATAGCGAGGCAGGAATCGATATTACGGGTCAGATCATTGATGAAGTGAATCGTGAATATCCGTAG
- the fabZ gene encoding 3-hydroxyacyl-ACP dehydratase FabZ, with translation MSVMEQAEIQSLLPHRYPFLLVDRVQELDPDRRIVGTKNVTINEPFFQGHFPGHPVMPGVLILEAMSQVGAILALKSLGHATRPVVYLTGIDSAKFRKPVVPGDRLRFEINVVKKRVPFWKMEGKAFVEEELVCEAEVTAMVTEEKTGQ, from the coding sequence ATGTCTGTGATGGAGCAAGCCGAAATTCAATCCCTCTTGCCTCACCGGTATCCTTTTCTCTTGGTCGATCGCGTGCAGGAGTTGGACCCCGACCGGCGGATCGTCGGGACGAAGAACGTCACGATCAATGAACCCTTTTTTCAAGGGCATTTCCCCGGACACCCAGTCATGCCGGGGGTATTGATTCTTGAAGCCATGTCTCAAGTCGGTGCGATTCTGGCGTTGAAGTCGTTAGGGCACGCAACGCGTCCTGTGGTCTATCTGACCGGTATCGATAGCGCGAAGTTTCGCAAGCCGGTTGTGCCCGGCGATCGATTGCGGTTTGAGATCAACGTCGTCAAGAAACGGGTGCCGTTCTGGAAGATGGAAGGGAAGGCTTTTGTCGAAGAAGAGCTCGTCTGTGAAGCCGAAGTGACGGCTATGGTGACCGAGGAGAAAACCGGTCAATAG